CATCACAAAGATGATCAGGCTGATTGCGATCATGACCACAAATGAAAGCCCGATGACCATCAACGTCGCCGACCGTCGTTGCTGGTCGACCTCCTCCAGTGGCAGGGTGAGATCGAGCACACCCAACACCTTCTGCTCTTCCTCATGCGCATGGCAGCTTGACTGCCAGCACGATGGCTCGTTGTAGATGGGACTGATGATTCCCATCAGCCTGGAATCGCCGTTGATACTGAACGTCCGTGTACGATCTGAAATCGGCAGACTCTCGAGAGGGCGGTCCGCCGTGTGGCACGCATAGCACGCCTCGGCCCGCATATCTACGAGATGGCCGATGTCGGTCGAATCGCTTGAGTAGATGACCTCGCCATCTTTGTTGTAAACACGCACGCGATCGATTGCCTGCTGCCTGCCGATCGTGTTGATGATCTCGTGCACGGACGACCGCTGATTCAAGAGCATGTCGTACCTGGTACTGCTCTTGACGGTCTCGCTCAGTTGCTCGGCGTATTCCTCGAGATCCGCCACCAGATGGCTCTGGTAGTTCTCGACCACGAGCCATGCAAACAGGCCGATGATGATGGCGGAAGACGTTCCACCCCAAACGATCAGCTTCGTGCTGAGGCGCTGCCGCATCATGGACTACCTGGATCGGGAGAAGTGTTCAGATATCTGATCAACAGAATGAACAGAACCAGGAAGCAAATGAGGAGCAGATACTCGAGGCCCTTGGTCTCGAAGATGTTGACGTACGTGTAGGTTTCCATCACAACCTCTCTGCTTCAGTTTCGTCCGGACCGGGGGCCGACCGTTCATAGACTGGCATGCGCGTCACGATCCATCGAAACACCCAGATCTCGGCACAGATAATCATCAGCGTCACCACGATTTCCATCCAACTCGGGTAGTAGTGGTTGGGTACATACCAGTTGAACGCAATGATGGAAACATTCATCCGGTTTAGAAGCACGCCCAGGAGCGTCAGGACTGCGGCAAATCGCACGATTCCTATGCGACGGTTGCGAACCCCGAACGCGAACAGGATGCAGGGGACCAGCGTGAGCCCACCCACTTCGAGCAGGTACAGATACCCCCAGCTTTCTCCGAGATACTCCCAGTGTCCCTCGTGAAGAAAGACGAGCAACTTGAAGAAGTAGTAGGCGAACATCGCTATGGCCGCCCCCTTGGCGAGTCCGAAGATGATCTCCTCGAAATCGAAGTTGCCCATTTTTACGCGATCTCGAAGCACGCGGTGACTGATCGTGCCCTCGACGATAATCATGGCGAGCCCGGCAAAGATGCTCGAGACGAAGAAGAGAATCGGGATGAACTCGGAATACCAGAGTGGATGAATCTTGGCTTTGGCCAACAGGAACAATGCCCCGAGTCCGGACTGATGCAGGGTGGAAAGTGTTACCCCGAAGATCACAGCCGCCAGCGTCAGAGAATGGAGGATCTTCCGGGCACGACGCCACCCAAGCCATTCCGCAACGACCGGTGAGAACTCGATAAACTCCGCCGCCATGTACAGCAGGAAATGCCACGCGACCAGAAAAAGAACCGAGTTGTACCCAAAGTCATTCCCGATGATGGGATTGATGATGTTCCACGGCCGACCCAGGTCCAGCACAAGGGCGCCTGCATAGAAGATGTAGGCCAGCAGACCGTTCAGCACCGTCACGCGCACGATCGGCATGTATTTTCGCG
The DNA window shown above is from Rhodothermales bacterium and carries:
- a CDS encoding two-component sensor histidine kinase — protein: MMRQRLSTKLIVWGGTSSAIIIGLFAWLVVENYQSHLVADLEEYAEQLSETVKSSTRYDMLLNQRSSVHEIINTIGRQQAIDRVRVYNKDGEVIYSSDSTDIGHLVDMRAEACYACHTADRPLESLPISDRTRTFSINGDSRLMGIISPIYNEPSCWQSSCHAHEEEQKVLGVLDLTLPLEEVDQQRRSATLMVIGLSFVVMIAISLIIFVM
- the nrfD gene encoding polysulfide reductase NrfD; the protein is MSSGATLSAGAEPLQKKPSFWTPFNVISLPIMAAGLIILVIRFTQGLGSVTNLNQEFPWGFWIGFDVVTGVAFAGGAYVITFTVYVMRSRKYMPIVRVTVLNGLLAYIFYAGALVLDLGRPWNIINPIIGNDFGYNSVLFLVAWHFLLYMAAEFIEFSPVVAEWLGWRRARKILHSLTLAAVIFGVTLSTLHQSGLGALFLLAKAKIHPLWYSEFIPILFFVSSIFAGLAMIIVEGTISHRVLRDRVKMGNFDFEEIIFGLAKGAAIAMFAYYFFKLLVFLHEGHWEYLGESWGYLYLLEVGGLTLVPCILFAFGVRNRRIGIVRFAAVLTLLGVLLNRMNVSIIAFNWYVPNHYYPSWMEIVVTLMIICAEIWVFRWIVTRMPVYERSAPGPDETEAERL